ATTCTGATTTGGACCCCCTTGCCTGCGACCACCATGACCTCTGCCTCTAGAGTTTGAGTTGGTGTTGTAACAGTGCCGCAGCTGCGAAGATTGTTGGTGATGTGGAGATTTTCCACCAAGAGAGTGAAGATCATTTCGAGTAGCCACATTCACCAAACCAACTGTGGCTTCAAGAGCAGACTGTTGTTGCTCAATGCATAACTCAAAACTAAGAAGATGATTAAACATCTCCTCATATGTCATTTTGTCAATTTGAGTCGAAATGGATGTCACAATGGCATCGTAGGATGTATTAAGGCCCCCGAGAAGGTAGGTTGTGAATTCATGACTTTGAAGAGGCTATCCTGTGGTAGCCAAGGTGTCCGAGTAGGACTTCATTTTCTAGCAATAATCAGAAATTGGCATATTTCATTTCTTGGTGAAAGCCAAAAATTGTTGAGTTTGTATAGCTTGAGCTGATGAGAGGGATGAGAATATCCTCTCGAGGGCAACCCATACTTTTTTTGATGTGGAGAGCCCCACCATCTGCGCTAAGATGCCTTCGGATAGGGAGGACACCAAGGTACTGAGTACAACTTGGTCTTGATCATACCAGGAGATGAACTTTGGATTAGGAATTTCTATGGGAGCAAATGTAGAAGTGCCTGCTTTGGTGAGCTTTACCGTAATTAGGATATGGATGTTTAAGAGATTGACAGAGTTGGTAATGGGTGAGGTTATTGGAGcggggaaaaaaaatgattgaggTCACATTTTGGCTCTGAATACCATAAAACAAATGCTAGCAAGTTGAGTAAAACTCTCGTGACTATGCTATCGAGAGAATGTTCATATATATTGTTTATAGAGTTTACCAAGACAAATATCAAAATACAATAGACTAGCAGATTTAAAGGGATGCTATAAACAAAAGAATATACATTGGCTATAAATATGGAaagagatgattgaaaaaatatcaTAGATTCCTCAAATCATGGAGATGCAGTCAATCTTTGCTGTCAACAGTTTTGGAACTTATTTCCTTAATAGTATATATGCGTGCTtatgtatataaaaaattaaaactaaaagcTGGTATAAAtggttaagaaaataatttaaaaagttttttttaaggAATTAAAAAAACCTTGGCTAATCTATGTGTGGCCGAATGACCACTGCTCCTAGGTGTTGACAAAGAAGAGTTCAAGTGACTAGCCCGAATCTAGGCCTGAAAACCGACACTTTCGGTTCGGTAAAGGGACGAACCGACGCTGACCGACCAGCCTGTCTCACCTAATTTTGCCGACCGAGAACCGACCGTTCAAGGGGCtggaaccggccggaaccgattCCGGTCGGTTCAGCGGTTTGGGCTAAATATGCAACATATTTTTACTCGAGGCAACATTTTCCCAAGAGGTCCGGAGGAGAACCGAGAGCCGAGAGGTCCGGAGAAGAGAatcgggagagagggagaggaccGAGAGGTCAGACGTCCGGAGGAGAGAATCGGGGAAGACGGCCGGCCGCTGGGCTGGAGAACCGAGAGCCGAGAGGTCCGGAGGtcgggagagagggagaggaccGAGAGGTCAGACGGTGTGCGGGCGTGGGACTTGGGAGACAGGGAGCTGGGAGAGGCCGAGAGGGACTGAAGTGAAGTCTGAAATTCTGAGGGAGCTGGGAGAGGCCGAGAGGGCAAGGCTCAGTTTTGCCCTAATacaaaacggcaccgtttggcATTAggcaaaacggcgccgtttactcTATGTATTCGAAACATATATATCAAGggacgacgccgtttcactcacttaagtgaaacggcgtcgttttatttatataaaaagcaaaaaaaatatatcaggtTCGGTCGGCCGGTTCGTCGGTTTATGAAGAACCAAACCGTACGCCGAACCGACCGAAATCGGTTCATACATTTTTCTACCGACCGCTGACCGGTTCTTCGTCGGTTCTGGCCGGTTCCCGCGTCTTGAGGTCGGTTCCGGTCGGTTTAGGTCGGTTGCTCGGTTTTTTGTACACCCCTACCCGAATCTTCTCCATTGTGCTACATACCTTATAGTTGTAGTGTCTATTCTGTTTGTTAACGTCATGTTTCGTACACCTTGGAGTTGGGCCCTCAGCAACTCGGGTCATCAATTTTGGGCCTatgaacacaaaaaaaaaaaacactgcaaGACAGTGGCCGGAAAGGCTCCAATGCTAAAGTTAGTATTGTCTTTGAGAAGTGTGTAGGAGAGTAGATAGAGTTCAGAGAATAACCCTTATACCTGTGACACATTTCTATACCTGGTTCCTAGGTCAGATGCCCATACTCTACGGTAGGGGGAGGACACAAAGATGTCATCCACATAGCCCCTTCTGCCATGCTCATTTAATGTAGTGTGACTCTTTGGAAGAGGTGAATTTAATGCAACATGACCTCTTACTTTTTCCTGCCCATGGATGCATGCTATCTGgttcttccttcttctcttgCTAGAAGATTGAAGGTGTTCCTGTGTCCACTCAAGATTATCTAGGACTCAGTTCCTTTGATATTACGTGCTCTACCATCCTTTGCATTAGGGTGATCTTCCCGCGCTTCCAAGGTGGTAACCACATTCTGCTAAGGGATATGAATCTTTTAACTGGGATGATGGATCACTTGGTTGGCTTAGGCCTCTTCACAATATTTGGCTCAGGCTCTGCCCCTGGGTTCAGGGGAAAAAATCCTCCGACACCATCAATGTTGCTTCCTTCTCAACTAACTCATGGATAgaatatcatatatgtataacaaaaaatagtCTGAAGACATTCGGTGATTAACATTGTATCAATGGTAATTTTAATCTTCGAGGTTAATCttgattcatatatataagTCCAAACTTCAATAAATGTAGTCCATatatagaaaagaaataagagaGTTAAAAGTATATCTAATCGTTATGGGTGATATGTACGTCCCTAGCTACGGCATGCAGAAGGATACTAAGCGTTAGTATAAAAAGgaataagttttttctttttaatttattatcaaaagATTCTAAGCGAAGAATTAAAACAAATGATATAGATATCCATATTCCTATATATGTCAAAATCTTTGGTCCTGCTtcgagaaaattaaataatattttcttcacgCGTGAATCAGTTCAATATTTTACAACCTTGTAGGATTTTTTAACATCAATCATCTACAAATTTGGCATGACTTCTAATTTTACTATTCATCGTCtccatatatcatatttatttttattttttcatttaatttaatttattcttcttaaattaattgaattcttctagtGATCATCATTCGTACACtacatatttgataagagaaaaaaaattataaaattatatgtgGTGTGTGgataattagtataattttcaTCCAACAAAGCTAATTGATTAATTACAAGATATATAaaactccaaaaataaatacagaataAACACAAACAAGAGGACATTAATGAGCTAACCTAGCTATTATAACTTAAAATTACAATCTCGTATTGATCAGAATATACActatcttttgaaaaaaaaaacatataaaaacaaaGGGAACAAAACAAACAGCAATACTGCACTAATTGTGAGGTCAGATTATTATTGTACAACTCGTTTTCCCTTGTCTTGGAGCGTGGGATGAGAATTGGGTCTTGTTACTGATGTTGTCTCAAGATCTTTATGGCGGTTTTGCTTATTGCAGTGCCTTATTGTTTCCTTAAACTCAGCCTCATTGTGCTGGGACAGAATACGGAATCCACATTTCTGCACTCTCAAGCTTGGGCAGTCACTAGCAATGGAGGCCTCTATTCGAGTGCATTGGTTCAACCACTCTGGAAGTGATCCTTTTGGTATAAATGATAGCCACATTATCTCACCTTGACGTACCAACTTGATTTCTTCCTCTGTAAATGGGCGATGAGAATGGAGAGGCACCACACTGCCAATGTCCGTATCCAAAAGACACGAGAGATAATGAGGATTTCCTAAATCCAGCATTTTAACATGGGCAACTTTATCATCCTCATGTACCCAAAAAGAAGCACACATGGCAAGCCCCAACCAATTACTGTCATTATAAAAATCAGGAGGTAACTCAAATCCCACCAATGCCTCATTGCTATGATAGCTAAACCACTCTGTTATTCCACATGGAAGGAAACAAGAACTGTATTCAAAATTTCTATGGAAGACCTAACAAATAGAGACACAAAATCCAATCCATTAGTGAGAGACAGGTCGAGTGGGTAGAGAAGCAAATGGCGATTCAgaaaatctaatatatatatatatatatctatagttTATTACCTCGCGGTTTTGGTACTGAAAAGGCGGGGTAAAGCACTTGAGAAATGTTTGCTCAAACTCTTCCATATCTTGACGGTATAAGAGGCGGAGGCTACAGTTTTGCACTGTCAAATTAGGGCAATTGCTTCCAAATATAGCCTTAATCTGACTACATGGGTTGCACAATCCATTTCTCAGAAGTCCATGCGGTATATAGGCTAGCCAAAGGAATCCACGTAGATAAAACCACATgcatttttctttagtaattgGAATGACAAGCAGAGGTATCAACCCACCTAAATCAGTATCCAATCCACAAAAAAGCTTGTGAGAAACATTGGAATTACGACTTTCACGAGAGAGATCAATCGGATGTTGATCATCGTGGATTGAAAAGGCAGCACATATAGCAAGCCCCATCCAATTTCTATCATTCATGATATTTCGAGGTAGATGGATATTCACAAACGCCCCCCTACTTTGATGGTTGAACCACTTCGGAACTTTTGTCTGAGGCAAATAAGCAGTACTTATACAGGATGTGGAGGATAGATTAAAGGCCTGTAAAACAAAAGACGGTTCTAatgtgagaagagagagagagagagagagagagtccccAGGTGAGGAAATAAAGTACCGTGACGCCTTTTTGAAAGAAGTACTCAAAATCAGTTTTCAATGAGAAAACTGAGTCACTGGTGCAGTCAAGATACCCAGGTGGTAGAACTATTTCAACACCATTTCCTGAAGCAGTGTTATTTGAAACTCTTTCATTTGAGAATGTTTTTGATGTAGAACATTGTTGATGTGCTTCATGTTTACAAATAGATGGAGGCTTCGGCAAGGATTGAAAGCGCCTACAAAATAGCCCAAGTAATTAAATATGTTTCATTTAAGGAATATGAATAATGATGCATTCATATAAAGGGCTGACAATGGATTACCTTTCAATTATGGGAGAGTGACCTGCATAAAAGTTGCGCTTCCTGAATTTAGTTCTATTACCACGGGTTTTCAGAAAGTCCAATTTATCTACGAAAGATAGATAATAGTAGCAAAGCTGTTCTTTTGGAATAGCTACCGCACACTCTGCCGTTGTTTGAACAAACCCTTCCACATCTTGTTTGTACACATGCCGTATCCCACAAATTTGAGTCTTCACACTTGGGATGTTGCATTCAACTATAGCTTTAACATGACTCCATTGGTTTAGCTTACTGGGAAGAATCGTTGGTGGTACGTAATGTATGACAAGTAGTTGGTCTGAGTTCAACAATATGGATCTGGGGATGCTAAGGACTAGATCAGGTTTTAAACAACCTTCATTGCTATCCAAATGAAGAATGCAACCAGCAGGAGTTTTTGGATTTGAATTGTTGCAAGAGTCAGCTGGACAACTCAAAACAGCCCATACAACAAATCCCATCCAGCTCTCGTTATGATACAAATTCGGTGGCAGCTGGATTTCTATTGAATTTGAGGGTCCATCATTTTGATTACTGAACCACAGTGGTATTTCACCTTGAGGAAAGAAGTATCCATGATAATCGTTTTGAAGCCCCTGTAACATAAAGAATGATGAAGACTTGATGTTCAATCTCTGTgtgaatgtgtgtgtgtgtgtgtgtgtgtgtgtgtctgtgtgtgtgtgtgagagagagagagagagagcgaccTCAAAGAGTGTTGAAAACAGAGTCTCAAGTTTTCTTTTGAGAAAGATGGTTGATGTTTCCAAAATGTAGGCTTGGTTCTCTGCTGATGTGGGGTGAGACTCAACATTACTAGCAAAACCTGAATCCGTTGAAGTGCATCCTTCTGTTTGATGGGGGAATAGTTCTTGTTGTGCACAATCTAGTTCCAatatttctctataaaagagatccCAATTGTCAAAAAATGAGACTTGGAAGGGGAGCAGTAATTGCATAAAATCTGCCGAATCTTCCGTAGAAAGGAAACGGAGACCACAATTGTTCACAATCCAGCAAGGCCAATCACTCATAATTGAAACCTCTATGTGATTGCAGCACTGTATTCCATTTGGAAGCCACCAAATTGGTATATAGAATAGCCAAATAAATCCATGTAAATGTAACCACTTGAATTCTTCCTTGGCAGTGCGATATACATGGATGGGTCTCATACTATCTATATCCGTGTCTAAAAAGCAAATAAGGTGGTGAGGAATTTCCGATTCTAGACCTCCAAGAAATTCAATTTGATTCTCTTGATATGTAAATGAAGCACAAATAAGAAGCCCCGCCCATTTAGAACCATTATGCATAATTGGAGGTAGCTCGATTGTCATTGAAGGTCCTATGTTGCGATAGGTTAAGAAATCTGGAATCTCACTTGGAGGGAAACAATGATCACaagcaaaaaagaaatgaaattcctgaagaatagaataaaaatggttaataaataataataataaatgaaatcaCCTTTGTAAGAGAAACAGTACAtaagcataaaaagaaaaattctattttgtttttattttaagtgaatgATTGAAGTGGGAAATTTAGATTAggatcttaattcaaactaacCTTCCTGGGATTATGCAGAAACTTTATACATTTTCTTATCTTTTGGTTCAGTTTGCTGAGATGATTCCCACTCTTTCCCTTTATCCTGGTTCTTCTTGATATCTCGTCATCGGAGCTATCACTTTTGCTAGTTTCCTCTTGATCATCAATACGAGATTGCGTATTACTCGTATCCTCATCTCCATCGAACTGATGATTGATGAGCTTGGAATAGTGAGGACACATGGCTGCATATTGAGCTATTGTTCCAACTAACTCTGCCATGTTGTCCAAATATACAAGTTTGTGCCCACATTTTTGCAGAATCAATTCTTGACTACTACTGTAAAAGAAGGCCCGCATGTGATCGCATTCATTCAAACTTTCTGAAAATGAAGCAGCACGTGGAATATACGATAGCCAAATGAAGCTATTGTTTCCGAACTTGGTATTTACAAAATGGGAAATTATAATCTCCAAGCCCGTGTTGCTTGCCAAATTACACGTGAGGGTATAAGGAATTTTTGAGCCGGCCGGATTGTCATGGATGAGAGGTTGATTATTCTTGTTGACAGTGAAAACAACACATAGAGCTATTCCAATCCAATCAGAATTGttattcaaattttgaggtaGATGGAATGGTACTGATGAACCACCATGACAACAAAAGTAGTCCGGAATCTCAGATTGCAAAAAACAAGTGTTATAAGGATGGAATTTATTAATATGGGTGTCCTGCAAGATAGAAATGAATGAAGTCCACGaaatatatgagagagagagagagagagagagagagagagagagagagagagagagagagagagagagagagagagagagagaacctgaaAGTGATTTAGAACTAAATTCACAATAGAGGCTTTTACAGGATCTCCTTTGCTGAGTTCATTCAAATATGCTGCTCCAGCCTGAATAACATGATTGGAATTCGAATCTTTTGAATCCCTTCCAACAATTATTTGAGTCAGGCATTTCTCGAACAAGTCATAATTGATCTGTTCTTCACTACTTGATGGAAGCACTTTCGAGAATTGATTCCTCCTGCATTTATCCAGATCGATTAATGAGAGATTAAAGTTAATGAGCCTGGCTCTAGATTCATtggaaaattaaattgtttaagcAAAATTTAACCTTTCCATTGAGAAGTAACCAAAAGGAGGTGGCCTTTCATGATCTTCTGGTAATATTGGATAGCATTCACTGGACACAGCCAAATCATAAACATAGTTTGGTAGATTATTGACTTGATTTTCAAAACTTCGGAGATAGCTTTGACGGTGGATTTCTGGACTCCTTAGTACGCAGTCTACTATTGTCTGAACCCACCCTTTCAAGTCTTGCTCATACACTAAACGGATTCCACACATTACAACCTCCATATTGTGATTGTTGGTTCCAAATGAAGCTCGGATCTTGCTCCGTTGATTCAACTTATTAGCGAAAAAGACACGAGGTATGTGGAACAGAAAAAGTCTACTTGGCCCAGCAACCATCGTGTCTGGGGTTGGGGGGAAGACAAAAAAGCATTCGAGATCGTGATCATATGCATCCAAATGACCAAAGATGTTGCGAGAAACACTTGTCTGGTCGCGGATAACATAACTAACATATACGGCAAATCCTATCCATCCCTTGTCTGATATATATTCGGAGGCAGCTCGACATCAACTATAGGCCCCATACCATGAAGTGTGAACCATAGTGGAGATGCACTTAATGGAAAAATATacttgtgcattttgttttgtgCGTAGTTTACCTGTAAAACATAGAGATATATATcacgatgagagagagagagagagagagagagagagagagagagagagagagagagagagagagagacctcatAGCATCTGAGAAGCAAGGATTGAAGTAGTGTTTTAAGACCGATGGTCGAGTCACTGTCAATGCAGCCTGGGTCCTCAACAGAACAACTGCTTGAATTCTTTGAGTTGCATTCCAATATTTCATTTGAGGTAAAACCTTTATCCAATAGATTGGACCCACTAGATTCCACTTCACCAACATTCTCTGGAGCAACCAGGCATAGAAAGTGAAATCCGGAACCACTTCCCGGAGAGCTCTGGAATTTGAAATGCCCCTTTCGATCACAAATGTTGAGAGTCGTCATTTTCTTAGAGGTTTGGACAGCATCGACAAACTCGTGGGCATTTTGCTCGTATACTAGACGAGCCCCGCACATTTGTACCTTCATAAATCGACTTCCAGTCGTAATTGAAACCTCAATGTAACTCCATGTATCCACCTCATTTGACTTTTTCTCAAACCAGATGTGTGGTACATATATCCAATATCCTGCTGGCGTATGAGTGAGACATTTAGGGAATTCTTTCTCTAGGGGTTCTTTTAGAGGACCTTCATCAGTGCCAAAATGAAACAAAAGCTGGTCGAAATCTTCTCGATCCAGATGAAAATCTAACCTGCTAAAACGTGGTGACTCCCAAGTCTCAAGTTCATGGATTTGAAAGACAAAATAAAGAGCAAAACCCAACCACTTTCTACTATCATCCAAATCCGGATGCAACCGGGTTGTGATCGAGGAACCCATTCTCGGATTCTGGAACCACATTGGAATTCTTGATGCACTTGAAGTACCCGAGATAACTCTGGCAAGATCAATGTTTGcctatgaaaaataaattgaattaagAAAATAGGGAAACAGAAAGCGTACTTTTCACGGTTCAACTGAGCAATTGAAGATCAAATATTTCAGCCTAAATTACTGTTCCTAAATTGCAACTTTTCTTACTCGTTTAATTGGCTTTCAAAATTGACCGTACGTATACTTTAAAGCCTATATATGAGATTTGACAAAGGATGGGAGCAATTTGAAATATAGTTAAAAGTTTGTTGGTGCAAGAGAAAAGAAACTAACATACCTTAATGGTTCTTTCATTCATTAGGTCTCCTTCTGCAGTTGATAACGAGAGCGTCCCAAGCTTGCCGCCTTGCGATTCACGTGGCGTACAGGTCCTAAGAAGTGCCAGTCCTGTTTCATCTGAAACTATAGCACTAAGTTCATTAGAATGTTCTTCCAATGAGATACAATCTTCAGCAGCAACACTTACTACACTTGACGGGAGTTCTGGCAGTGATCGAAGTCTCTTACAACTTCTCAAGAAAATAGCTCTAAGCTTGAAAAGTTGAGAGATGCTTTCAGGTGAGCGCTCGAAATCATTTCCGCTTAGATCTAGAGCTAGCAATGATGACAATCCACTTAGGTCACTTGGAATTGCTCCATCTTTTAAATGGCAATAACTCAAGTTTAATTTGTTCAGGCAGCGTAAACCTGCGAACGAATCAGGCAACACAAAGCCAATGTCGGAGCTTGGCAAGAAACAACCGAAGAGTAGGCCGAGTAACGATTGAGGTGGCAGACCGGAACATCCTTGGCAGTTTAGCATTTTAAGGTTCTTCAGACGTAAAAAGGATGATGGTACTCGCCTTATAGCAGTTCCACTTATATCAAGCTCCTCCAGACGTTCCACATTCCCTAGGTCCTTGGGCATGTTATCAAGTTTTGAGCAACCATCCAAATGAAGCTGAGACAAACGTTTTAAATTTCCCACACTTTCTGGAAGCTTCTCGAGTCTCGAACACCCAGAGAGAATCAATTCTTCAAGGGAATCCCAACCAATGTTACATGGAAGGCTTTTAAGTGATGCACAATCTTTCAAATTCAGAACAATGAGGTCTCTGAGATCTCCAACCGATGGGTGGAGCTCAAGCAAATTTGTACAGCCTCGAAGAATCAGCCTCTTTAGATTTGGGGCTCTTGTGAAGTCCGGGGTCTCCTTAAAGTATTGAGAGTCACTAAGGTCAACCAGTTTTAGCTTGTGCAAACTCTGGGATAAAACAATATGATCGAGAGGAAATTTATGCAGAGCAATTAACTTActaatttttcacataaaaataaaaggataaGAACACTGCTCATATTAGTGAGAATATATGTTACCTTAATTCCCTGCCATGGTTGCACGATGTGGCTACAACGCATATTGAGTTCAACGAGTTTATCAGGCGGGAAACCCATTGGAAAAGTACTTAAAGGATATCCATGCCACTCCATAACCCGCAATTCTGTAGAAAGATTACTAAGGCCTTGAGAAAGGTGCACATTACCTATGATCTTGAGCAATCTTAAGTTCTTCATCTCCGAGAACACACCAGAATTCAAGTGTAGTTCTTCTTGTGGAGGAGAGTTTAGGAATATGCCTTCGATCCTGTCTGTTCCCTAGTGACCAAAGAGAATAAATTAGTGCAGTGCATGATATAATCAAGTATACTGAAAATTTTAATTGCGTTTACATATGGAACACAATAACCTTATTCTAGTATCTACTTACATTGTTGTTCTTTAGCACACGAATGATCTCATTAGTAAGCCACAACCTGGCCTGTCTGCTGGGATCTCTCTGAGATTGGCGGCGAACAATTTCATGACCCATTTCTTGGAGTAGATCATGCATCCAGAGTCTTCCTCCCGAGATTGTTATGAGAGACTTGCTGATAAGAATCTCTATACCGCTGCTTGGGTGATAATCACAACTTTCTAGTATGCTCTTGACACGGTCGACATACTTCTCCCCTTTGAAGTAACATGCAATATCTAGAAAAATGTTTTTCTCGTTTTCCTGGAGTCCATCAAAACTTATTTTGAGTGTATCCACGATTTCTTTCTTGGGGTATTGTCTTAAACTTTCCAAAGTACTTTCCCAAAAGTCTACATTTGGCGAACATAAGTACGAACCCAAAACTTCAAGAGCTAAAGGAAGGCCTTTAGCATAATGTATAATCTGCTCGGAAAGCTCCACAAAACCTTCTGGAGGGCGGTCATTCTTGAAGGCCTTCCAACTAAAGAGTTGGAGAGCATCATCATGGTCCAGTTCTTTAGCCCTATATATTTCATCTTCAGCCAATCCCCGTTCTTTCAACATTTGGTCATGTCTTGTTGTTATAATGATTACACTCCCTCGACCAAACAAATCGCGCTCAATTGCTAATGCTTCTAATTGTTGGGTTTGATCCACATCATCCACAACAACAAGAACCCTTTTACGACGTAATCTGTgtctaattttgttttttccccTGTCGACATCCTTTATGTCACTATTATCCTTGAAGAGGTCGGAAAGAAGTTGTTTTTGTAAATCAACAAGACCATGTCCTCCACTCTTTTCTCTAACATCGGCAATAAAGCTACTAAATGAGTGAAATTGACTTGAAATTTTGTCATAAATAGCACGTGCAAGAGTGGTCTTCCCAATGCCACCCATCCCCCAGATACCTAGAAAGTGAACATCATCCGgcctaatatttaaatataaatttatcaattcgTCTACACGAAAGTCTATCCCAACAAGCTTCTTGGAAACAGTCGAGAGTGTAGAATTTAATTTAGCATGTATCACTCCTACAATCTCTTCAATAACTGTTGACTCATCCCTGCAAAATTAAGACGATTGAAATTAATGAAATTAAGAAGACCTCTCACTTGGGGAGGAGTAATACCGTGTTACAAAAAATAAAGCCCAATAGGctacaaaaagaaagagacAACTTAGCCGAATCTTACATAACCCAAAACAAAGAAACCTCCAACCAATTTGTTAGTAGGTATTATGCAGTTAGCACACAAATTAATGTGAACTTTCCAAGGGAAACCCGTTATGCGAGCTTCATCAATACTTCAAGTTCAAACCCACAGGTCTCAAGCTAGAGAGagattaatcttatgccatttaTCCTGTTTTATCTTGGATCAATATCATTATGATCataataaaaaagatataaGTTAGCTGTtccaatgaaatattttttatgtacttataattaatataaaatacattacataaaaacaaaaattcgaaatttaaagatatttgatcAAATATATAGATGCTGCCGTTGTATTTTTCCAACATTGAGATTAATCAACAATTGTgctctttataaatatataactacATAATCGTGTTATGAAATTCACTCTCTTTTTGTAATATTCCAACCCAAACCCAAATGGCCCAATCCAAACAAAAGGCCCTGCCGCctccctttatttttctttctttttctaccCCCCatcatctcctctctctctctctctctcaatccacCATACCTCTCCCTCTAACctccacatctctctctctaccccctTTCAGAACCGCTCTCTTACaaccctttttctctttcccttATTCTCTCAAGCCcccatattctctctctctctctctctctctctctctctctctcac
This is a stretch of genomic DNA from Carya illinoinensis cultivar Pawnee chromosome 15, C.illinoinensisPawnee_v1, whole genome shotgun sequence. It encodes these proteins:
- the LOC122295979 gene encoding TMV resistance protein N-like isoform X1 gives rise to the protein MASLTMQTSSYSSSSYEWDVFLSFHGEDTRKSFTAHLYNALELRSLSTFRDDKELERGRYISPELLNAIENSMYAVVVLSPHYAFSTWCLTELTKIVECMEKTGLILLPVFYHVDPSHVRHQKGTFAEAFVKHENNPKIVGDDKQTWKSALSKVGNISGWDLCNRDESTVIEEIVGVIHAKLNSTLSTVSKKLVGIDFRVDELINLYLNIRPDDVHFLGIWGMGGIGKTTLARAIYDKISSQFHSFSSFIADVREKSGGHGLVDLQKQLLSDLFKDNSDIKDVDRGKNKIRHRLRRKRVLVVVDDVDQTQQLEALAIERDLFGRGSVIIITTRHDQMLKERGLAEDEIYRAKELDHDDALQLFSWKAFKNDRPPEGFVELSEQIIHYAKGLPLALEVLGSYLCSPNVDFWESTLESLRQYPKKEIVDTLKISFDGLQENEKNIFLDIACYFKGEKYVDRVKSILESCDYHPSSGIEILISKSLITISGGRLWMHDLLQEMGHEIVRRQSQRDPSRQARLWLTNEIIRVLKNNNGTDRIEGIFLNSPPQEELHLNSGVFSEMKNLRLLKIIGNVHLSQGLSNLSTELRVMEWHGYPLSTFPMGFPPDKLVELNMRCSHIVQPWQGIKSLHKLKLVDLSDSQYFKETPDFTRAPNLKRLILRGCTNLLELHPSVGDLRDLIVLNLKDCASLKSLPCNIGWDSLEELILSGCSRLEKLPESVGNLKRLSQLHLDGCSKLDNMPKDLGNVERLEELDISGTAIRRVPSSFLRLKNLKMLNCQGCSGLPPQSLLGLLFGCFLPSSDIGFVLPDSFAGLRCLNKLNLSYCHLKDGAIPSDLSGLSSLLALDLSGNDFERSPESISQLFKLRAIFLRSCKRLRSLPELPSSVVSVAAEDCISLEEHSNELSAIVSDETGLALLRTCTPRESQGGKLGTLSLSTAEGDLMNERTIKANIDLARVISGTSSASRIPMWFQNPRMGSSITTRLHPDLDDSRKWLGFALYFVFQIHELETWESPRFSRLDFHLDREDFDQLLFHFGTDEGPLKEPLEKEFPKCLTHTPAGYWIYVPHIWFEKKSNEVDTWSYIEVSITTGSRFMKVQMCGARLVYEQNAHEFVDAVQTSKKMTTLNICDRKGHFKFQSSPGSGSGFHFLCLVAPENVGEVESSGSNLLDKGFTSNEILECNSKNSSSCSVEDPGCIDSDSTIGLKTLLQSLLLRCYEVNYAQNKMHKYIFPLSASPLWFTLHGMGPIVDVELPPNIYQTRDG
- the LOC122295979 gene encoding disease resistance protein RUN1-like isoform X2, encoding MASLTMQTSSYSSSSYEWDVFLSFHGEDTRKSFTAHLYNALELRSLSTFRDDKELERGRYISPELLNAIENSMYAVVVLSPHYAFSTWCLTELTKIVECMEKTGLILLPVFYHVDPSHVRHQKGTFAEAFVKHENNPKIVGDDKQTWKSALSKVGNISGWDLCNRDESTVIEEIVGVIHAKLNSTLSTVSKKLVGIDFRVDELINLYLNIRPDDVHFLGIWGMGGIGKTTLARAIYDKISSQFHSFSSFIADVREKSGGHGLVDLQKQLLSDLFKDNSDIKDVDRGKNKIRHRLRRKRVLVVVDDVDQTQQLEALAIERDLFGRGSVIIITTRHDQMLKERGLAEDEIYRAKELDHDDALQLFSWKAFKNDRPPEGFVELSEQIIHYAKGLPLALEVLGSYLCSPNVDFWESTLESLRQYPKKEIVDTLKISFDGLQENEKNIFLDIACYFKGEKYVDRVKSILESCDYHPSSGIEILISKSLITISGGRLWMHDLLQEMGHEIVRRQSQRDPSRQARLWLTNEIIRVLKNNNGTDRIEGIFLNSPPQEELHLNSGVFSEMKNLRLLKIIGNVHLSQGLSNLSTELRVMEWHGYPLSTFPMGFPPDKLVELNMRCSHIVQPWQGIKTPDFTRAPNLKRLILRGCTNLLELHPSVGDLRDLIVLNLKDCASLKSLPCNIGWDSLEELILSGCSRLEKLPESVGNLKRLSQLHLDGCSKLDNMPKDLGNVERLEELDISGTAIRRVPSSFLRLKNLKMLNCQGCSGLPPQSLLGLLFGCFLPSSDIGFVLPDSFAGLRCLNKLNLSYCHLKDGAIPSDLSGLSSLLALDLSGNDFERSPESISQLFKLRAIFLRSCKRLRSLPELPSSVVSVAAEDCISLEEHSNELSAIVSDETGLALLRTCTPRESQGGKLGTLSLSTAEGDLMNERTIKANIDLARVISGTSSASRIPMWFQNPRMGSSITTRLHPDLDDSRKWLGFALYFVFQIHELETWESPRFSRLDFHLDREDFDQLLFHFGTDEGPLKEPLEKEFPKCLTHTPAGYWIYVPHIWFEKKSNEVDTWSYIEVSITTGSRFMKVQMCGARLVYEQNAHEFVDAVQTSKKMTTLNICDRKGHFKFQSSPGSGSGFHFLCLVAPENVGEVESSGSNLLDKGFTSNEILECNSKNSSSCSVEDPGCIDSDSTIGLKTLLQSLLLRCYEVNYAQNKMHKYIFPLSASPLWFTLHGMGPIVDVELPPNIYQTRDG